One Kutzneria kofuensis DNA window includes the following coding sequences:
- a CDS encoding glycoside hydrolase family 31 protein — protein MSAFVVAGGALERRAPNEVLRVEPWGPHAVRVRAAATAIDPGLPGALDPIPPAADAELTVLDDGSARLVNGRITVVADTLGSLRFRHTASGRELLAERPPARPWLPGSRRCRPVGDGSYHLEQRFAAHLGERLFGLGQHPNGRLDQKGLVVDLVQSNTEVTIPFLHSSRGYGLLWHNPAAGRVELAEDTTRWVADSAQQIDYWITAGDTPAEITASYADATGHPPLLPGWATGFWQSKLRYRTQEELLAVAREHTGRGLPLSVIVCDYFHWPRMGDWRFEPSEWPDPEGMVKELAGLGVELAVSVWPTVAADSENHDALRAAGLLVRDAHGGLLTTHAPARGHGQNYQPVTHYDPTAPRAREFLWQRLRENYHALGITAFWLDACEPDVPPEVAARARYAAGPGPQVGGLYGHLHAQGVADGLRSVGVDRPLSLVRSAWAGSQRHGAALWSGDIEPTFESLAAQIRAGLNVALSGIPWWNTDVGGFLGGDPDDPAYREVLVRWFQYGTFSPIMRLHGDRAPNQPFTTEMSGGPNEVWSYGEQAYGILAAHLRLRERLRPYLAELSETAHRTGAPPIRPLFFDFPDDERAWTVEDQFLLGPDVLVAPVTEAGSRSRPVYLPAGTRWLDPTTGAVHDGGVTVDAPAPLEHIPVLIREGAAVAAAFTAD, from the coding sequence ATGTCCGCCTTTGTCGTCGCCGGGGGCGCGCTTGAGCGGCGTGCCCCGAACGAGGTGCTGCGCGTCGAGCCGTGGGGGCCGCACGCCGTGCGGGTCCGCGCCGCCGCCACCGCGATCGATCCCGGCCTGCCCGGCGCGCTGGACCCGATCCCGCCCGCCGCGGACGCCGAGCTGACCGTCCTCGACGACGGCTCGGCGCGCCTGGTCAACGGACGCATCACGGTGGTGGCCGACACCCTGGGGAGCCTGCGGTTCCGGCACACCGCCAGCGGGCGGGAACTGCTGGCCGAGCGGCCGCCGGCCCGGCCGTGGCTGCCCGGCTCCCGGCGGTGCCGGCCGGTGGGCGACGGCAGCTACCACCTGGAGCAGCGGTTCGCCGCGCACCTGGGTGAGCGGCTGTTCGGCCTCGGCCAGCACCCGAACGGCCGGCTGGACCAGAAGGGCCTGGTCGTCGACCTGGTGCAGAGCAACACCGAGGTCACCATCCCGTTCCTGCACTCCTCGCGCGGCTACGGCCTGCTGTGGCACAACCCGGCCGCCGGGCGGGTCGAGCTGGCCGAGGACACCACCCGCTGGGTGGCCGACTCGGCGCAGCAGATCGACTACTGGATCACCGCGGGCGACACCCCCGCCGAGATCACGGCGAGCTACGCCGACGCCACCGGCCACCCGCCGCTGCTGCCCGGGTGGGCCACCGGCTTCTGGCAGTCCAAACTGCGCTACCGCACGCAGGAGGAGCTGCTGGCGGTGGCCCGGGAGCACACCGGGCGGGGGCTGCCGCTGTCGGTGATCGTCTGCGACTACTTCCACTGGCCCCGGATGGGGGACTGGCGGTTCGAGCCGAGTGAGTGGCCGGACCCCGAGGGGATGGTGAAGGAGCTGGCCGGGCTCGGCGTCGAGCTGGCGGTGTCGGTGTGGCCGACCGTGGCCGCCGACAGCGAGAACCACGACGCGTTGCGGGCCGCCGGTCTGCTGGTCCGCGACGCTCACGGCGGCCTGCTCACCACCCACGCACCGGCCCGGGGCCACGGTCAGAACTACCAGCCGGTGACGCACTACGACCCGACGGCGCCGCGCGCCCGCGAGTTCCTGTGGCAGCGGTTGCGGGAGAACTACCACGCGTTGGGCATCACCGCGTTCTGGCTGGACGCCTGCGAACCGGACGTGCCGCCGGAGGTGGCTGCCCGCGCCCGCTACGCCGCCGGCCCCGGCCCGCAGGTCGGCGGGCTGTACGGGCACCTGCACGCCCAGGGCGTCGCCGACGGGCTGCGCTCGGTGGGGGTGGACCGCCCGCTGAGTCTGGTGCGCAGCGCGTGGGCGGGCAGCCAGCGGCACGGCGCCGCCCTGTGGTCCGGCGACATCGAGCCCACGTTCGAGTCGCTGGCCGCGCAGATCCGGGCCGGCCTGAACGTGGCGCTCAGCGGCATCCCGTGGTGGAACACCGACGTCGGCGGTTTCCTCGGCGGCGACCCGGACGATCCGGCCTACCGGGAGGTGCTGGTCCGCTGGTTCCAGTACGGCACGTTCAGCCCGATCATGCGCCTGCACGGCGACCGCGCCCCGAACCAGCCGTTCACCACCGAGATGTCCGGCGGACCGAACGAGGTGTGGTCCTACGGCGAGCAGGCGTACGGGATCCTGGCCGCGCATCTGCGGTTGCGGGAACGCCTGCGCCCCTACCTGGCCGAGCTGTCCGAGACCGCGCACCGCACCGGCGCACCGCCGATACGCCCCCTGTTCTTCGACTTCCCCGACGACGAGCGGGCCTGGACCGTCGAGGACCAGTTCCTGCTCGGACCGGACGTGCTGGTGGCCCCGGTGACGGAGGCCGGGTCGCGGTCCCGGCCGGTGTACCTGCCGGCGGGGACCCGCTGGCTGGATCCGACGACCGGCGCCGTCCACGACGGCGGCGTCACCGTCGACGCCCCGGCCCCGCTGGAGCACATCCCGGTCCTCATCCGTGAAGGCGCGGCCGTGGCGGCCGCGTTCACCGCTGACTGA
- a CDS encoding glycoside hydrolase family 43 protein, with the protein MSDQHEATATTSNPIIPGFHPDPTVCRVGDDYYLACSSFEYFPGVPVFHSRDLLHWTQIGNALDRPSQLRLPFDTPSSAGIYAPTFRHHDGRFWLIVTNVSDGGNLLFTATDPAGPWSDPVRLPDVPGIDPDLAWDADGTCWCTVAGVHQVRLDPRTGEVLGPPQRLWSGTPNAQAPEAPHLHRIGDCWYLLIAEGGTERGHGVSIARGRTPDGPFEPCPANPILSHRSTTHPVQNTGHADLVQAPDGSWWMVLLGVRPGGGTPGWHVLGRETFLAPVTWADGWPVVGDLVSGPVITGSHRDDFEFSELQPCWISVRDRLPEHCTTKERSGWLTLHARGGSLDERDVVFVGRRQQHLSCRARTLIDAAAGSGGLAVRLDEEHHYEIEADAGEVRVVARIGSLKTVVASRPAPETPVVLAVEIEPRTPRDPRTGPDTIRLGVEADGVVTALAELDGKYLSTEVAGGFTGRVVGMYAAAGTVHFDWFDYEQIT; encoded by the coding sequence GTGTCCGACCAGCACGAGGCGACCGCCACCACCAGCAACCCGATCATCCCCGGGTTTCACCCCGACCCGACGGTCTGCCGCGTCGGCGACGACTACTACCTCGCCTGCTCCAGTTTCGAGTACTTCCCGGGGGTGCCGGTCTTCCACAGCCGCGATCTGCTGCACTGGACGCAGATCGGCAACGCCCTGGACCGGCCGAGCCAGCTGCGCCTCCCGTTCGACACGCCGTCGTCGGCGGGGATCTACGCGCCCACGTTCCGCCACCACGACGGCCGGTTCTGGCTGATCGTGACGAACGTCAGCGACGGCGGCAACCTGCTGTTCACCGCCACCGATCCGGCCGGGCCGTGGTCGGATCCGGTGCGGCTGCCCGATGTTCCCGGCATCGACCCGGACCTGGCCTGGGACGCCGACGGCACGTGCTGGTGCACCGTCGCCGGCGTCCACCAGGTGCGCCTCGACCCTCGTACCGGCGAGGTTCTCGGCCCACCGCAACGGCTCTGGTCCGGCACACCCAACGCCCAGGCGCCGGAGGCCCCGCATCTGCACCGGATCGGGGACTGCTGGTACCTGCTCATCGCCGAGGGCGGCACCGAGCGGGGCCACGGCGTGTCGATCGCCCGCGGCCGCACACCGGACGGCCCATTCGAACCGTGCCCGGCCAACCCGATCCTGTCGCACCGCAGCACCACCCATCCCGTCCAGAACACCGGTCACGCCGACCTGGTGCAGGCTCCCGACGGCTCGTGGTGGATGGTGCTGCTCGGGGTGCGGCCGGGCGGCGGCACCCCGGGCTGGCACGTGCTCGGGCGGGAAACGTTCCTCGCGCCGGTGACCTGGGCGGACGGCTGGCCGGTCGTCGGCGACCTGGTGTCCGGGCCGGTGATCACGGGTTCGCACCGGGACGACTTCGAGTTCAGCGAGCTGCAACCGTGCTGGATCTCGGTGCGCGACCGGCTCCCGGAGCACTGCACCACCAAGGAACGGTCCGGCTGGCTGACCCTGCACGCACGCGGCGGCTCCTTGGACGAGCGCGACGTGGTGTTCGTCGGCAGGCGACAGCAACACCTGTCGTGCCGGGCACGAACCCTGATCGACGCCGCGGCGGGAAGCGGCGGCCTGGCCGTGCGGCTCGACGAGGAGCACCATTACGAGATCGAGGCCGACGCCGGAGAAGTGCGGGTCGTCGCCCGCATTGGCTCGCTGAAAACCGTTGTGGCGTCCCGTCCGGCGCCCGAGACCCCGGTCGTGCTCGCCGTCGAGATCGAGCCGCGGACCCCACGCGACCCCCGCACGGGCCCCGATACGATTCGCCTCGGGGTGGAGGCCGACGGCGTCGTCACCGCGCTGGCCGAACTCGACGGCAAGTACCTGTCGACGGAGGTGGCGGGCGGCTTCACCGGACGGGTCGTCGGCATGTACGCGGCGGCCGGCACCGTCCACTTCGACTGGTTCGACTACGAGCAGATCACCTGA
- a CDS encoding RICIN domain-containing protein has product MKRSRRAVHDRLLAPTAALSLIAAALSVGAFTAAAPVATAATSASVSVDTAHWLANYSSTTPGLNAAVYDANMNRSDIPGLLSNAGVGMMRYPGGSYADIYHWQTNTADGAFVAPNTDFDTFMGTVRAAHTQPIITADYGSGTPDEAAAWVRYANITKGYGVKYWEIGNEIPGNGEYGAQWETDKHSSHSATTYATNLLQFVSAMKAVDPSIKIGAVLTTPGSWPDGIVGPGDTQDWNHTVLSIAGSKIDFVIVHDYPTSTGEADLLAKPQANAPTMAGTVRSLINQYAGGNAPNVGIAITETNVDKYKDTAPNGLFAPDQMLTWAENGAFTVDYWAMHNGTDCSHVTTVDGATDYDDGGVLSSASSCEPALDTPFAPYYGISMIGKLAQSGDSLIKASSSSSLISAHAVHRGNGDVNVMLINKDPNNSTTVSLSYNGFTPSSAAPTVYTYQKNGTSITSATAGSGTTQTVPAYSVVVVQMHPGGGTGGTSGAVHAVGAGKCLDINNSTTTAGTQAQIWDCNGGAGQTWTRTSAKELRVYATTSTPMCLDNSGNGTTNGTAAVIWQCNGGANQQWNVNSNGTISNVQSGLCLDVNGFGTANGTKVQLWACGSNQSNQQWTAS; this is encoded by the coding sequence GTGAAACGGTCACGCCGCGCCGTACACGATCGCCTGCTAGCCCCGACCGCTGCCCTGTCGCTCATCGCCGCCGCCCTGTCCGTCGGCGCGTTCACCGCCGCCGCACCGGTCGCCACCGCCGCCACCTCCGCGTCGGTGTCGGTCGACACCGCCCACTGGTTGGCGAACTACTCGTCCACCACCCCCGGCCTCAACGCCGCGGTGTACGACGCCAACATGAACCGCTCGGACATCCCCGGCCTGCTCAGCAACGCCGGTGTCGGGATGATGCGCTACCCGGGCGGCAGCTACGCCGACATCTACCACTGGCAGACCAACACCGCCGACGGCGCCTTCGTCGCCCCGAACACCGACTTCGACACGTTCATGGGCACCGTCCGGGCGGCGCACACGCAGCCGATCATCACCGCGGACTACGGGTCGGGCACGCCGGACGAGGCGGCGGCCTGGGTGCGGTACGCCAACATCACCAAGGGCTACGGCGTCAAGTACTGGGAGATCGGCAACGAGATCCCCGGCAACGGCGAGTACGGCGCGCAGTGGGAGACGGACAAGCACTCCAGCCACAGCGCCACCACCTACGCCACCAACCTCCTGCAGTTCGTCTCGGCGATGAAGGCGGTGGACCCCAGCATCAAGATCGGGGCGGTGCTCACCACGCCTGGCAGCTGGCCGGACGGCATCGTCGGCCCCGGCGACACCCAGGACTGGAACCACACGGTCCTGTCCATCGCCGGCTCGAAGATCGACTTCGTGATCGTGCACGACTACCCGACCAGCACCGGCGAAGCCGATCTGCTGGCCAAGCCGCAGGCCAACGCCCCGACCATGGCCGGCACGGTGCGGTCGCTGATCAACCAGTACGCCGGCGGCAACGCGCCGAACGTGGGCATCGCCATCACCGAGACGAACGTCGACAAGTACAAGGACACCGCCCCCAACGGGTTGTTCGCCCCGGACCAGATGCTGACCTGGGCGGAGAACGGCGCGTTCACCGTCGACTACTGGGCCATGCACAACGGCACCGACTGCTCCCATGTGACCACAGTGGACGGAGCCACCGACTACGACGACGGGGGCGTGCTGTCCAGCGCCTCGTCGTGCGAGCCGGCGTTGGACACCCCGTTCGCGCCCTACTACGGCATCTCGATGATCGGCAAGCTGGCCCAGTCCGGCGACTCGCTGATCAAGGCCAGCAGCTCCAGCTCGCTGATCTCCGCGCACGCGGTGCACCGCGGCAACGGCGACGTGAACGTGATGCTGATCAACAAGGATCCGAACAACAGCACCACGGTGTCCCTGTCCTACAACGGTTTCACGCCGTCCTCGGCCGCGCCGACCGTGTACACCTACCAGAAGAACGGCACGTCGATCACCTCGGCCACCGCCGGCAGCGGCACCACCCAGACCGTCCCGGCGTACTCGGTGGTCGTGGTGCAGATGCACCCGGGCGGCGGCACCGGCGGCACGTCCGGCGCGGTGCACGCGGTCGGCGCGGGCAAGTGCCTGGACATCAACAACAGCACCACCACGGCCGGCACGCAGGCCCAGATCTGGGACTGCAACGGCGGCGCGGGCCAGACCTGGACCCGCACCTCGGCCAAGGAGCTGCGCGTCTACGCCACCACCAGCACCCCGATGTGCCTGGACAACTCCGGCAACGGCACGACCAACGGCACCGCCGCCGTGATCTGGCAGTGCAACGGCGGCGCCAACCAGCAGTGGAACGTCAACTCCAACGGCACGATCAGCAACGTCCAGTCCGGGCTGTGCCTGGACGTGAACGGGTTCGGCACCGCGAACGGCACCAAGGTCCAGCTGTGGGCCTGCGGGTCGAACCAGAGCAACCAGCAGTGGACGGCCAGCTGA
- a CDS encoding beta-galactosidase, whose protein sequence is MTTRRLVDRLGGLAFGGDYNPEQWDKSVWEEDDELMRRAGVNLATVGVFSWALLEPREGQFDFSWLDAHLDRLHANGIAVDLATPTASPPPWFTLAHPDALPVTRDGTRLVHGSRDTYCLAAPAYRGAARRVATALAERYGNHPAVAMWHVHNEYATLCWCEHTAAAFRVWLHARHGSLDALNEAWGTAFWSQHYTSWDQVLPPRATQWHHNPGQALDFSRFWSDEALAAYIDQRDAIRAHSDRPVTTNLMVPGYQNLDLWAFGREVDVVAIDHYPIAPGVDAAADTAFGGDRARSFGGGRPWLLMEQGTNTVYAGDRVLAKEPGEILRHSLGHVAHGSDGALFFQWRQSRAGAEQWHSAMVPHAGPDSRIFREVTALGEALGRLGELAGSTVRAEVAVVHDSDSWWATNVDGLPSSELDYHATLSRAHRALWNAGVTTDFVRPDDDLSRYRLVVAPALFLLSDASAENLRRYVAGGGTLLVQHFSGVVDARFHARLGGYPAAPLREALGVRVEEYRPLRRDELIVLSDGSHGTVWSESLRLEGAEAVVTYTDGMLAGAAALTRHRSGDGHGWYLSTRLDDANYAVLIDRLLAEAGVEPDLPGLPFGVEAVTRHAPDGRRWHIVLNHTADVVPLPESGHDLLTGGPLAQLPPGGCAVLRAS, encoded by the coding sequence GTGACGACCCGGCGCCTGGTCGACCGGCTCGGCGGGCTCGCGTTCGGCGGCGACTACAACCCCGAGCAGTGGGACAAGTCCGTGTGGGAGGAGGACGACGAGCTGATGCGCCGGGCCGGGGTCAACCTGGCCACGGTCGGCGTCTTCTCCTGGGCCCTGCTGGAGCCGAGGGAGGGCCAGTTCGACTTCTCCTGGCTCGATGCCCACCTGGACCGCCTGCACGCCAACGGGATCGCCGTCGACCTGGCCACGCCGACGGCGTCCCCGCCGCCGTGGTTCACGCTGGCCCACCCGGACGCCCTGCCGGTGACCCGTGACGGCACGAGGCTGGTGCACGGCAGCCGCGACACCTACTGCCTGGCCGCCCCGGCCTACCGCGGTGCGGCCCGGCGCGTCGCCACGGCGCTGGCCGAGCGCTACGGGAACCACCCGGCGGTGGCGATGTGGCACGTGCACAACGAGTACGCGACGCTCTGCTGGTGCGAGCACACCGCCGCGGCGTTCCGCGTGTGGCTGCACGCACGCCACGGTTCCCTCGACGCCCTCAACGAGGCGTGGGGAACGGCGTTCTGGAGCCAGCACTACACCAGTTGGGACCAGGTGCTCCCGCCGCGCGCGACCCAGTGGCACCACAATCCCGGGCAGGCGCTGGACTTCAGCCGGTTCTGGTCCGACGAGGCACTGGCGGCCTACATCGACCAGCGGGACGCCATCCGCGCCCACAGCGACCGGCCGGTGACCACCAACCTGATGGTGCCCGGCTACCAGAACCTCGACCTGTGGGCGTTCGGCCGCGAGGTCGACGTCGTCGCCATCGACCACTATCCGATCGCGCCGGGCGTCGACGCGGCCGCCGACACCGCGTTCGGCGGCGACCGCGCGCGGTCGTTCGGCGGTGGCCGGCCGTGGCTGCTGATGGAGCAGGGCACGAACACCGTCTACGCCGGGGATCGGGTCCTGGCCAAGGAACCCGGCGAGATCCTGCGCCACAGCCTTGGCCACGTCGCGCACGGCTCGGACGGCGCGTTGTTCTTCCAGTGGCGGCAGTCCCGGGCCGGGGCCGAGCAGTGGCACTCGGCGATGGTGCCGCACGCCGGACCGGACAGCCGGATCTTCCGCGAGGTGACGGCGCTCGGCGAGGCCCTCGGGCGGCTCGGCGAGCTGGCCGGGTCGACCGTGCGGGCGGAAGTCGCGGTGGTGCACGACTCCGACTCCTGGTGGGCGACGAACGTGGACGGCCTGCCGTCGTCGGAGCTCGACTACCACGCGACGCTGAGCCGGGCGCACCGGGCGCTGTGGAATGCCGGCGTCACAACGGATTTCGTCCGCCCCGACGACGACCTGAGCCGGTATCGCCTGGTGGTGGCGCCGGCGCTGTTCCTGCTTTCCGACGCCAGCGCGGAAAACCTGCGCCGGTACGTCGCCGGTGGCGGCACGCTGCTGGTCCAGCACTTCAGCGGCGTCGTCGACGCGCGGTTCCACGCGCGCCTCGGCGGCTATCCCGCAGCTCCGCTGCGGGAGGCGCTGGGCGTCCGGGTCGAGGAGTACCGCCCGCTGCGCCGGGACGAGCTGATCGTCCTCTCCGACGGCTCTCACGGCACGGTGTGGAGCGAATCCCTGCGCCTGGAAGGGGCGGAGGCCGTCGTCACGTACACGGACGGCATGCTCGCCGGCGCCGCGGCGCTCACCCGGCACCGGTCCGGCGACGGCCACGGCTGGTACCTGTCCACCCGGCTCGACGACGCGAACTACGCCGTGCTGATCGACCGCCTGCTGGCCGAGGCCGGTGTGGAGCCGGATCTGCCCGGACTGCCGTTCGGCGTCGAGGCCGTCACCAGACACGCCCCGGACGGCCGGCGGTGGCACATCGTGCTCAACCACACCGCAGACGTCGTGCCGTTGCCGGAATCCGGACACGACCTGCTCACCGGCGGCCCGCTGGCCCAGCTGCCACCCGGAGGCTGCGCGGTCCTGCGCGCCTCCTGA
- a CDS encoding alpha-galactosidase: MTTTPLTRSPILSWGHDALRLDLRVTDDDPVQVVHLGPSADDVADQAPNALPLVEVNATGHGRHWSSHRLVDTAIGNRLRHRAHHLGRDGGWHVLTVELHDPDTGLVAEVVYRSPDGVPALRAEVTLRNEGAGTLHLEAVTSLALGGITDLDPDTADVLWADNDWLAEFRWQRRPLRAAVPQLSGRQVRYGYGKGSFTLAGQGTWSSCEHLPMGALADRASGRAWVWQVEHNGGGWRWECSERHDTAYLALSGPTDGDHGWRHPLEPGGEFRAVPVSVAFGDRLDEAFGALTRYRRAARRPHRDHEHLPVIFNDYMNCLMGDPTTAKLLPLVDAAADAGAEYFVIDAGWYDDSAGWWDSVGEWQPSTTRFPGPRGIHEVLDRIRERGMVPGLWLEPEVVGVRSPIATALPDEAFFRRDGVRVVETGRYQLDLRHPAARAHLDAVVDRLVGEWGVGYLKLDHNIDAGSGTTGHPGEVPAAGALGHHRAHLDWLDGVLDRHPHLVLEDCASGGMRADQALLSRMQLLSTSDQQNLLLYAPIAAAAPTAVTPEQGAVWAYPQPDDTPDEVAFTLVSALLGRIHLSGQLADLRPAARALVHEAVALYRELRADLPGALPVWPLGLPAWDDPWVALALRTPTTTYLTAWRRPGTDPTITLHLPHLLDTPAVATPIFPADTRATTAWNPGAAELALTLPAAPSAVLLRLS, from the coding sequence GTGACCACCACCCCGCTGACCCGTTCCCCGATCCTGAGTTGGGGCCACGACGCACTGAGGCTCGACCTCCGCGTCACCGACGACGATCCCGTGCAGGTGGTCCACCTCGGGCCGTCCGCCGACGACGTCGCCGACCAGGCGCCGAACGCGCTGCCGCTGGTCGAGGTCAACGCCACCGGCCACGGCCGGCACTGGTCCAGCCACCGCCTGGTGGACACCGCGATCGGCAACCGGCTGCGGCACCGCGCGCACCACCTCGGCCGCGACGGCGGGTGGCACGTGCTCACCGTCGAGCTGCACGACCCGGACACCGGGCTGGTCGCCGAGGTGGTGTACCGGTCGCCGGACGGCGTGCCGGCCCTGCGCGCAGAGGTGACGCTGCGCAACGAGGGCGCCGGCACCCTGCACCTCGAAGCGGTCACCTCGCTGGCTCTCGGTGGCATCACCGACCTCGACCCGGACACCGCCGACGTGCTCTGGGCCGACAACGACTGGCTCGCCGAGTTCCGCTGGCAGCGCCGGCCGCTGCGGGCGGCGGTGCCCCAGCTCAGCGGGCGGCAGGTCCGGTACGGGTACGGCAAGGGCTCGTTCACGCTGGCCGGGCAGGGCACCTGGTCCAGCTGCGAACACCTGCCGATGGGCGCGCTGGCCGACCGCGCGTCCGGCCGCGCCTGGGTGTGGCAGGTCGAGCACAACGGCGGCGGCTGGCGCTGGGAGTGCTCGGAACGGCACGACACCGCCTACCTGGCGCTGTCCGGCCCCACCGACGGCGACCACGGCTGGCGGCACCCGCTGGAGCCCGGCGGTGAGTTCCGCGCGGTGCCGGTGTCGGTGGCGTTCGGCGACCGGCTGGACGAGGCGTTCGGCGCGCTGACCCGCTACCGCCGCGCGGCCCGCCGCCCGCACCGGGACCACGAACACCTGCCGGTGATCTTCAACGACTACATGAACTGCCTGATGGGCGACCCGACCACGGCGAAGCTGCTGCCGCTGGTGGACGCCGCCGCCGACGCGGGCGCGGAGTACTTCGTGATCGACGCCGGCTGGTACGACGACAGCGCCGGCTGGTGGGACAGCGTGGGGGAGTGGCAGCCGTCCACCACCCGGTTCCCCGGTCCGCGCGGCATCCACGAGGTGCTGGACCGGATCCGGGAGCGCGGCATGGTGCCCGGCCTGTGGCTGGAGCCCGAGGTGGTCGGGGTGCGCAGCCCGATCGCCACCGCGCTGCCGGACGAGGCGTTCTTCCGCCGCGACGGGGTGCGGGTGGTGGAAACCGGGCGGTACCAGCTCGACCTGCGGCACCCGGCGGCCCGCGCGCACCTCGACGCGGTGGTGGACCGCCTGGTCGGCGAGTGGGGCGTCGGCTACTTGAAGCTGGACCACAACATCGACGCCGGCTCCGGCACCACCGGCCACCCCGGTGAGGTCCCGGCGGCGGGGGCGCTCGGCCACCACCGGGCGCACCTGGACTGGCTGGACGGCGTCCTGGACCGGCACCCGCACCTGGTGCTGGAGGACTGCGCGTCCGGCGGGATGCGCGCGGACCAGGCGCTGTTGTCCCGGATGCAGCTGCTGTCCACCAGCGACCAACAGAACCTGCTGCTCTACGCGCCGATCGCGGCCGCCGCGCCGACCGCCGTCACCCCCGAGCAGGGCGCCGTCTGGGCCTACCCGCAGCCCGACGACACCCCGGACGAGGTGGCGTTCACGCTGGTGAGCGCGCTGCTCGGGCGGATCCACCTGTCCGGGCAGCTGGCCGACCTGCGCCCGGCGGCGCGTGCCCTGGTCCACGAGGCGGTGGCGCTCTACCGCGAGCTGCGCGCCGACCTGCCGGGCGCGCTGCCGGTGTGGCCGCTGGGCCTGCCGGCCTGGGACGACCCGTGGGTGGCGCTGGCCCTGCGCACCCCGACCACCACCTACCTGACCGCGTGGCGCCGTCCCGGCACCGACCCGACCATCACCCTGCACCTGCCGCACCTGCTGGACACCCCGGCGGTCGCGACGCCGATCTTCCCCGCCGACACCCGCGCCACCACCGCCTGGAACCCCGGTGCGGCGGAACTCGCGCTGACCCTGCCCGCGGCCCCGTCCGCCGTCCTGCTCCGCCTGAGCTGA